Proteins co-encoded in one Christiangramia fulva genomic window:
- a CDS encoding response regulator, whose protein sequence is MRQLYRYLVIDDDSTSNLICDFTIQRFDKEAERSLFTSPEEALDHIRHQKLDAGLTVLFLDVNMPTMSGFEFLREFDKFDENIKNQYRIYMLTSSIEDYSSQAKKFSMVIGFLSKPMKITYLEEIRQDLKNCCS, encoded by the coding sequence ATGAGACAGCTCTATCGATATCTGGTAATTGATGACGATTCTACCAGTAATTTAATATGCGATTTTACGATCCAGAGGTTTGATAAGGAAGCAGAGAGGAGCCTTTTTACCAGTCCTGAAGAAGCTTTGGATCATATAAGGCATCAAAAACTTGATGCCGGTCTCACCGTGTTGTTTTTAGACGTTAATATGCCTACAATGTCGGGATTCGAATTCTTGAGGGAATTTGATAAGTTCGATGAAAATATTAAAAATCAGTACCGGATTTATATGCTGACCTCTTCAATTGAAGATTATTCTTCCCAGGCGAAAAAATTCAGTATGGTTATAGGATTTCTGTCAAAACCTATGAAAATCACTTATCTGGAAGAAATCCGGCAGGATTTAAAAAATTGCTGTTCCTAA
- a CDS encoding glycosyltransferase family 4 protein: protein MKLAYIGTYPPRECGIGTFTQHLTKSMLGSIITGHTENEILVVAMDDNDQKYQYPPEVKFSICQEQQTDYVEAANFINLSGSDICILQHEFGIYGGLSGVYILPLLHRLEIPFIVTLHTILNSPSYSEKVILKEICKMADKIVVMSQKAIFFLTSIYEVPAEKIVLIEHGVPDIHFDKQQSKKEFKLENKKLLLTFGFIGRNKGIETVIKALPDVIEEHPEVLYIVLGKTHPNVLRHAGEEYRNFLLLLIKDLNLQAHVLLLNDFIGEKDLFKYLSASDIYITPYLHEAQITSGTLSYAMGAGCAVVSTPYWHAAELLTEERGRLFPFNNPNELAVVLKDLLTHPKTLKKIQKAAYQYGEKITWPKTGKKYLHLCNSLLAFPKAKPEKKETPIDLLLLPPFSLTHIKRLTDDTGIIQHAKFGIPNLKEGYCLDDNSRALLMVLMAYKQKKDIVALKFMPIYLSYIHYMQNKDGTFRNFLSFNRQFLDELGSEDSFGRTIWAIGYLIGNAPNDAYYQMGKLVFFDAVPNFEKLTSIRGIANTIIGICYYLKTNPNDESIKEILNNLSYKLIEHYNANCSMNWKWFESLLAYDNGILPLALLHSAQVNANSEITTVAMETMNFLTEHTLKDGALSIIGNKKWYVKEGERSFFAQQPVDAMAMVLMFHQAFLLTGEKEYLHKLFTSFMWFLGENDLRMSLYDFETKGCCDGFENYGVNRNQGAESSLAYLIAYLTVLQAHEEFYQINEPKIQEKETVTLDDITNQ from the coding sequence ATGAAGCTTGCTTACATAGGAACGTATCCTCCCAGAGAATGCGGAATAGGAACTTTTACACAACACCTAACCAAATCTATGTTAGGGTCAATTATAACCGGCCACACTGAGAATGAGATCTTAGTAGTAGCCATGGATGATAATGACCAAAAATATCAGTACCCTCCCGAAGTAAAATTCAGTATTTGCCAGGAACAGCAAACAGATTATGTGGAAGCCGCAAACTTTATTAACCTCAGCGGTTCAGACATTTGTATTCTTCAACATGAGTTCGGCATTTATGGAGGATTAAGCGGGGTTTATATCCTTCCTCTTTTACACAGGCTGGAAATCCCTTTTATCGTGACCCTTCATACTATTTTAAATTCGCCTTCATACAGTGAAAAAGTGATCCTGAAGGAGATTTGCAAGATGGCCGATAAAATAGTGGTCATGAGCCAAAAAGCTATTTTTTTTCTCACTTCAATTTATGAAGTCCCCGCTGAAAAGATCGTTTTGATTGAGCATGGTGTGCCCGACATTCATTTTGATAAACAGCAATCGAAAAAAGAATTCAAACTTGAAAATAAAAAACTCCTTTTAACCTTTGGTTTCATTGGCAGGAATAAAGGTATTGAAACGGTTATAAAAGCGCTGCCCGATGTCATTGAAGAACATCCCGAAGTACTCTATATAGTATTGGGGAAAACCCATCCAAATGTGTTAAGACACGCAGGTGAAGAATACCGCAATTTTCTCCTGCTTTTAATAAAAGACCTGAACCTCCAGGCACATGTATTATTGCTCAATGATTTCATTGGGGAAAAAGATCTTTTTAAATACCTCAGCGCCAGTGATATTTACATTACACCATATCTACATGAAGCACAGATCACCAGCGGAACACTTTCTTACGCCATGGGAGCAGGTTGTGCAGTGGTTTCAACACCCTATTGGCATGCTGCTGAATTACTTACGGAAGAAAGGGGAAGACTTTTCCCATTTAACAATCCGAATGAGCTTGCCGTAGTCCTGAAAGATCTATTGACTCATCCCAAAACTCTCAAAAAAATACAAAAAGCCGCTTACCAATATGGTGAAAAGATAACCTGGCCAAAAACAGGTAAAAAATATCTGCATCTTTGCAATAGTTTACTCGCTTTCCCCAAAGCAAAACCTGAGAAAAAAGAAACTCCCATAGATCTTCTTCTCTTACCACCATTTTCCCTTACTCATATCAAGAGGCTAACCGATGATACCGGGATCATTCAACATGCCAAATTCGGAATTCCAAACCTCAAAGAAGGTTATTGCTTGGATGATAATTCTCGGGCTCTGTTAATGGTCTTAATGGCTTACAAACAGAAAAAAGATATCGTGGCTTTAAAGTTCATGCCTATATATCTGAGCTATATCCATTACATGCAAAATAAAGACGGAACATTTCGGAATTTTTTGAGCTTCAACAGGCAGTTTCTGGATGAGCTAGGTTCTGAAGATTCCTTTGGAAGAACGATATGGGCAATTGGTTATTTGATAGGAAATGCTCCTAACGATGCCTATTATCAAATGGGAAAACTTGTATTTTTTGATGCCGTTCCCAATTTTGAAAAGCTTACTTCCATTCGCGGTATAGCCAATACAATTATAGGGATTTGCTATTACCTTAAAACAAATCCAAATGACGAATCCATCAAGGAGATCTTAAACAATCTTAGCTATAAACTTATAGAGCATTACAATGCCAATTGTTCTATGAACTGGAAATGGTTTGAATCCCTTCTCGCTTACGATAATGGTATTTTACCGCTGGCACTTTTGCATTCGGCACAGGTAAACGCTAATTCGGAGATCACTACGGTAGCTATGGAAACCATGAATTTTTTAACAGAACATACCCTGAAAGACGGAGCCCTCTCAATAATCGGAAATAAAAAATGGTATGTAAAAGAGGGTGAACGCTCTTTCTTTGCCCAGCAACCCGTAGATGCCATGGCGATGGTATTGATGTTTCACCAGGCCTTTCTGTTAACCGGTGAGAAAGAATATCTTCATAAACTCTTTACTTCCTTTATGTGGTTTCTCGGTGAAAATGATCTGAGAATGAGCCTGTATGATTTCGAGACCAAAGGTTGTTGTGACGGGTTTGAAAATTATGGGGTCAACCGTAATCAGGGGGCCGAAAGTTCTTTGGCTTATCTTATTGCATATTTAACTGTTCTGCAGGCTCATGAAGAATTTTATCAAATCAATGAGCCAAAAATACAGGAAAAGGAAACGGTCACCCTGGATGATATCACTAATCAATGA
- a CDS encoding PAS domain S-box protein, which yields MKTLLRILYLEDSSAEENEENCILEKEYNIRKIFFPQEIKNALKAFSPHVVLWDNNARVSPQEVLPTLKISEENILSILPVRNGNLKEVLPLLESLSIQLNSRETSKLEKKPCCELEERYRSIYQTSLDGILVTEPNGTILAANPAACRMLEMTEEEICRAGRSGIVDPEDHRLAYAVSQREKLGKAHTELTFVKKSGVKFPVELTSSVYKDREGNSKTTAIIRDITERKKIEEQLNISHETYRNLFYKSPIPYWIYDRDSLQIVDVNDVALKAYGYSRAEFLDLTIMDLREKEDIPDLQKDLEMISRSTGIVGPGKFNHKKKDGTPLKVEIVGYKVDYENHNCRLVACLDVTEKENFLTRLKEKEARLTAAQEIAKIGYWEWDKSTDTFFLSEMMYQLWGVEKSTFNPSWESIINVIHPEDRNSFQNAQDDLIHEGKENSLEYRVLSPSGEIKWIQEKGRIVSWQGNQPEKVEKTARDITDEKNFIEKLSTSESRYKGIVKSQTNYIIRTDMEGNYTYCNEKFFKDFGWLYSDEEIIGKPSLSSIMEYHHQAVIELVERCILAPGTAFQIEIDKPKKKGGIRTTLWDFVCLLDAKGNPSEIQCAGVDISARVKAEKDLKESRLRYKLITEATSDAIWDWNIESASLFWGNSYKSIFGYDPGEHQTLASWEQLLHPDDRARVTGSLDAAIEGTERKWEANYRFKKKNGDYAYVLDKGIILRDQKGKAYRAVGSIQDITEKKKLEDLLEKANNLSRIGSFDFDLVSNELYWSAMTREIHEVGEDYKPHIDSGIDFYKEGKNRDRIKNAVSRAINENEAFDEELQIVTAKGRELWVRVIGEPVTEYGKCIRISGSFQDIDKIKRAELEVLNAAREKETLLESIGDAFFALAEDWTVTYWNNQAARLLDCPRETILKRNLWEIFPDAVGTAFQKNYEATLKDRQRRHFEAYFEGTAAWYEVNVYPSSEGLSVFFKDITRRKTADVKLRELNKSLKAHTRELVTANKGLEQFSYIVSHNLRSPVANILGLADLLQNSEYPQGVKEKLFGEIFSNVERLDSVITDLNGILQAKVDVKTQKERIDLKLLINEIKSSIKNVIKEEKAEIKCSFGDIHEIVSVKSYLYSIFYNLIINSIKYRKPDVAPVIEISARRKADFIIIAFKDNGLGIDLANKQEQLFTLYKRFHHHIEGKGMGLFMVKTQVQMLGGRITVDSRVNEGTTFTIILKESLIQLEEENETALSISGN from the coding sequence TTGAAAACCCTACTGCGAATCCTTTATTTAGAGGATTCATCTGCCGAAGAAAATGAGGAGAACTGTATCCTTGAAAAAGAATACAATATCCGTAAGATCTTCTTTCCTCAGGAAATAAAAAACGCTCTTAAAGCATTTTCTCCACATGTGGTGCTTTGGGATAATAATGCCAGGGTCTCGCCTCAGGAAGTCCTGCCAACTCTAAAAATTTCCGAAGAAAATATCCTTTCCATTCTTCCCGTGCGCAATGGTAATTTAAAGGAAGTTTTGCCTCTTCTGGAATCTCTTTCAATCCAGTTAAATTCCCGGGAAACTTCTAAATTGGAAAAAAAACCATGCTGTGAGCTTGAGGAACGCTATCGGTCTATTTACCAAACCAGTCTTGACGGAATTTTAGTGACTGAACCTAACGGGACTATCCTGGCCGCCAATCCTGCCGCCTGCCGTATGCTGGAAATGACAGAGGAAGAAATTTGCAGGGCCGGCAGGTCAGGTATAGTTGATCCTGAAGATCATCGCCTTGCGTATGCTGTTTCCCAAAGGGAAAAACTGGGTAAAGCGCATACGGAACTGACATTTGTCAAAAAAAGTGGGGTAAAATTCCCGGTAGAATTAACTTCCTCGGTTTATAAAGACAGAGAGGGAAATTCTAAAACCACAGCTATCATCCGCGATATTACGGAAAGGAAGAAGATAGAGGAACAGTTGAATATTTCTCACGAGACCTATAGGAATCTTTTTTATAAAAGTCCTATTCCGTATTGGATATATGACAGAGATAGTCTTCAAATTGTAGATGTAAATGATGTAGCTCTTAAAGCATATGGTTATTCACGTGCCGAATTCCTTGATCTTACTATAATGGATCTACGTGAAAAAGAAGATATTCCAGATTTACAAAAGGATCTTGAAATGATTTCCAGGTCAACAGGAATTGTAGGCCCCGGAAAATTTAACCATAAAAAGAAAGATGGAACTCCGTTAAAAGTAGAGATTGTGGGATATAAAGTTGATTATGAAAACCATAATTGCAGACTCGTTGCTTGTTTAGACGTTACCGAAAAGGAAAATTTTCTTACCAGATTAAAGGAGAAGGAAGCGAGATTGACCGCTGCCCAGGAAATCGCTAAAATTGGTTATTGGGAATGGGATAAATCTACCGATACTTTTTTTCTTTCAGAAATGATGTATCAGCTATGGGGTGTGGAGAAATCAACATTTAATCCTTCCTGGGAGTCAATAATCAATGTTATTCATCCTGAAGATAGAAATTCATTCCAGAACGCGCAGGATGATCTCATACACGAAGGCAAAGAAAATAGCCTGGAATACAGAGTGCTTTCTCCATCTGGTGAAATTAAATGGATACAGGAAAAGGGAAGGATAGTTAGCTGGCAGGGGAATCAACCTGAAAAGGTCGAAAAAACAGCCCGCGATATTACAGATGAAAAGAATTTTATCGAAAAACTGTCTACCAGTGAATCCCGATATAAAGGAATAGTAAAGTCTCAGACGAATTACATTATTCGTACAGATATGGAGGGGAACTATACCTATTGTAATGAAAAATTCTTTAAAGATTTCGGTTGGCTCTATTCCGATGAAGAGATTATTGGTAAACCTTCTTTATCTTCTATAATGGAATACCATCACCAGGCGGTGATTGAACTGGTAGAGCGTTGTATTTTAGCTCCGGGAACTGCTTTCCAGATAGAGATTGATAAGCCAAAGAAAAAGGGTGGAATTCGTACTACGCTTTGGGATTTTGTGTGTTTGTTAGACGCCAAAGGCAATCCGTCAGAAATACAGTGTGCGGGAGTTGATATTTCGGCACGAGTAAAGGCTGAAAAAGACCTGAAAGAGAGTAGATTAAGGTATAAACTTATCACCGAAGCTACTTCAGATGCTATCTGGGACTGGAATATTGAATCCGCGAGCTTGTTCTGGGGAAACAGCTATAAGTCAATTTTTGGTTATGATCCCGGCGAACATCAAACCCTGGCTTCCTGGGAACAGCTTTTACATCCCGATGATCGGGCAAGGGTAACAGGAAGCCTTGATGCAGCCATAGAAGGGACTGAAAGAAAATGGGAAGCCAACTACCGTTTTAAGAAGAAAAATGGTGATTATGCCTATGTTTTAGATAAAGGAATTATTCTTAGGGATCAAAAAGGAAAAGCCTACCGGGCTGTGGGATCTATACAGGATATTACCGAAAAGAAGAAATTAGAAGATCTTCTTGAAAAGGCCAACAATCTCTCGCGTATTGGAAGCTTCGATTTCGATCTTGTGAGTAATGAGCTATACTGGTCGGCTATGACCAGGGAAATTCATGAGGTAGGGGAGGATTATAAGCCTCATATTGATAGCGGGATCGATTTTTATAAGGAAGGAAAAAATAGGGACAGGATTAAAAACGCAGTGAGCAGGGCTATTAATGAAAATGAAGCTTTTGATGAAGAACTTCAAATAGTTACTGCAAAAGGTCGGGAATTATGGGTAAGGGTAATTGGAGAACCTGTAACCGAGTACGGGAAATGTATTAGAATTAGTGGAAGTTTTCAGGATATAGACAAGATAAAACGTGCCGAATTGGAAGTGCTGAATGCGGCACGCGAGAAAGAAACTTTACTGGAAAGTATTGGCGATGCCTTCTTTGCTTTAGCCGAAGACTGGACAGTTACTTATTGGAACAATCAGGCTGCCAGGCTACTGGATTGTCCAAGAGAAACTATTTTAAAACGAAATTTATGGGAAATTTTTCCCGATGCCGTGGGAACTGCCTTTCAAAAAAATTATGAGGCTACCCTGAAGGACCGGCAGAGGAGACATTTCGAAGCTTATTTTGAAGGGACGGCTGCCTGGTATGAGGTGAATGTCTATCCCTCCAGTGAAGGTCTTTCGGTTTTCTTTAAAGACATTACAAGGCGAAAAACGGCAGATGTAAAACTACGGGAACTAAATAAATCCCTTAAGGCCCATACCCGCGAACTGGTAACGGCAAATAAGGGTCTGGAGCAATTCTCGTATATTGTTTCTCATAACCTTCGTTCTCCCGTAGCTAACATACTCGGGCTCGCTGATCTTTTACAAAATTCTGAATATCCACAAGGGGTAAAAGAAAAACTTTTCGGGGAAATATTTTCGAATGTAGAAAGGCTGGATTCTGTAATCACCGACCTTAACGGAATTCTCCAGGCAAAAGTTGATGTAAAAACCCAAAAGGAACGCATTGATCTGAAGTTGCTGATAAATGAGATTAAATCCAGTATAAAGAATGTTATAAAAGAAGAAAAAGCAGAAATCAAATGCAGCTTTGGCGACATTCATGAAATAGTTTCTGTAAAATCCTATCTGTACAGTATCTTTTACAATCTGATAATAAATAGTATAAAATACAGAAAACCCGATGTTGCACCTGTGATAGAGATTAGTGCCAGGAGAAAAGCGGATTTTATAATCATCGCTTTTAAAGACAATGGCCTTGGTATTGACCTTGCCAATAAACAGGAACAACTATTTACTCTTTACAAAAGATTCCATCACCATATTGAAGGTAAGGGAATGGGATTGTTCATGGTGAAGACCCAGGTCCAAATGCTGGGTGGAAGAATAACAGTAGACAGCCGGGTGAACGAGGGTACTACATTTACAATCATTTTAAAAGAAAGCTTAATTCAATTAGAAGAAGAAAATGAGACAGCTCTATCGATATCTGGTAATTGA
- a CDS encoding glycoside hydrolase family 130 protein, producing MTEVQVNQALEQTLREFSSRHRNISKIFFKHCNNIRGIIEKMQVDFEALSDERKMLIGSYCTMEYSLESAAFFNPSIIEDFDQSYLEKGEKRVILSFRATGEGHISSIVFRRGILDANNDLHLSKVGDYVDMAEISHKTLYDKSRFVKKLKEMRIPEKYTSSIMDNLPEKFEYYSFKNSVGMLLNNKDISSSRRIALEEMTWLVDSFYDIQFHKDSDLTERVIFPISESESRGIEDARFVRFTEDEQVKVYATYTAYNGHTILPKLVLTEDFYSFRIMPLHGNGARNKNLALFPAKIKGKYAMLSRIDGVNNYLMYSERTTLWNNPIMIQEPKYPWEFTQIGNCGSPLWTEKGWLIITHGVGPMRRYSIGASLMDLNDPSKEIGRLEEPILMPLEEERNGYVPNVVYSCGSLIHNKSLILPYAVSDYSSTYAVVDLEELFTALGE from the coding sequence ATGACCGAAGTGCAGGTGAACCAGGCCCTGGAGCAAACACTCAGGGAGTTTTCCAGCCGGCACAGAAATATCTCAAAGATCTTTTTTAAGCATTGCAATAACATACGCGGGATTATTGAAAAGATGCAGGTCGATTTTGAAGCTCTTTCCGATGAACGGAAAATGCTCATCGGCTCTTATTGTACGATGGAGTATTCTCTGGAATCTGCTGCATTTTTCAATCCGTCAATAATTGAAGATTTTGACCAGTCTTATCTTGAAAAAGGTGAAAAAAGAGTGATCCTTTCCTTCCGGGCAACCGGTGAAGGCCATATTTCATCGATCGTTTTTAGAAGAGGCATCCTCGATGCAAATAATGACCTTCATCTTTCCAAAGTGGGCGACTATGTAGACATGGCCGAAATATCCCATAAAACCCTATATGATAAAAGCAGGTTCGTAAAGAAGTTAAAAGAAATGCGAATTCCGGAAAAGTATACCAGCAGCATTATGGATAATCTTCCCGAAAAATTTGAATATTATTCTTTTAAAAATTCTGTGGGAATGTTGTTAAATAATAAAGACATTTCTTCATCCAGAAGAATTGCCCTTGAAGAAATGACCTGGCTGGTAGATTCTTTTTATGATATACAGTTTCATAAGGATTCTGATCTCACAGAAAGAGTGATTTTTCCCATTTCTGAATCTGAGAGCCGCGGGATTGAAGATGCCAGATTCGTTCGGTTTACCGAAGATGAACAGGTAAAGGTATATGCTACTTATACCGCTTACAATGGTCATACTATTTTGCCAAAATTAGTTTTAACTGAAGATTTTTACAGCTTTAGAATTATGCCTTTACACGGCAATGGAGCGCGCAATAAAAATCTCGCCTTATTTCCTGCAAAAATAAAAGGAAAATACGCCATGCTTTCCAGAATTGATGGAGTAAATAATTACCTGATGTATTCGGAAAGAACCACTCTTTGGAATAATCCAATTATGATCCAGGAACCAAAATATCCCTGGGAATTCACACAAATAGGTAATTGCGGTTCCCCTTTATGGACTGAAAAGGGATGGCTTATCATTACTCACGGGGTAGGTCCCATGCGGCGTTACAGTATTGGAGCGTCCCTTATGGATCTCAATGATCCTTCCAAAGAAATTGGCCGGCTGGAGGAACCAATACTAATGCCTTTAGAAGAAGAAAGAAATGGCTATGTTCCCAATGTGGTGTACTCCTGCGGATCTTTAATTCATAATAAAAGCCTTATTTTGCCCTATGCAGTTTCCGATTATTCTTCAACCTATGCAGTAGTAGATCTGGAAGAACTTTTCACAGCTCTTGGTGAATAA
- a CDS encoding glycoside hydrolase 100 family protein, which yields MKLENKELIEGAKKAALEVLLHNAEGPFNNLPRTAGWGYPEPYTRDLLISVLGIAATKNPVLINSMRKVLETLSLNQSKKGHIPSLVHDKDDRGASDTTPLFLIAVAIFREIINEPYFLKDAVNKALLWMDYQSPSDRYLVAQQPTSDWRDEQWVPGYGLFVNTLVYTYLKLLGVHDKAENLRNKMESFTITAAEAHHHVHEGLAVKNKPYYAFWSYKMYSSERFDLLGNSLAILSGIAPRSRAIAMTSWIEKECQFMVKKGELAPGLTPNFFPYIKPGEIDWHPRYENFNQPGEYHNGGVWPFISGFYIAALVAVGKFALAERKLLDLTKTIKLSRKPELEYGFNEWYKAQNGKPMGQDWQTWSASNYLYAAKCVEDKSTPFFDKIRQ from the coding sequence ATGAAATTAGAGAATAAGGAATTAATTGAAGGTGCGAAAAAAGCAGCCCTGGAAGTACTTCTGCATAATGCAGAAGGTCCGTTTAATAATCTTCCAAGAACTGCAGGCTGGGGTTATCCCGAACCTTATACCCGCGATCTTTTAATTTCGGTTTTGGGAATTGCAGCAACAAAAAATCCTGTCTTGATAAACAGTATGCGCAAAGTCCTGGAAACTCTTTCTCTTAACCAATCTAAAAAAGGACATATTCCCTCACTTGTTCACGACAAAGATGATCGGGGAGCCAGCGATACTACCCCATTGTTCTTAATTGCTGTCGCAATTTTCAGAGAAATTATAAATGAACCATATTTTCTTAAAGATGCTGTGAATAAAGCTCTTTTATGGATGGATTATCAGAGCCCGTCAGACCGATACCTGGTGGCTCAACAACCTACGAGTGATTGGCGGGATGAGCAGTGGGTGCCAGGCTATGGCCTTTTTGTAAATACACTTGTTTACACTTATCTTAAATTATTGGGAGTACATGATAAAGCTGAAAACCTCCGTAATAAAATGGAAAGTTTCACTATTACCGCTGCCGAAGCTCATCATCATGTACATGAAGGCCTTGCGGTAAAAAATAAGCCATATTATGCTTTTTGGTCTTATAAGATGTATAGCAGTGAACGATTTGACCTTTTAGGAAACAGTTTAGCGATATTGTCGGGAATCGCCCCCCGTTCCAGAGCAATAGCAATGACTTCATGGATTGAAAAAGAATGTCAGTTCATGGTAAAAAAGGGCGAACTTGCTCCAGGGCTCACTCCTAATTTTTTTCCATATATAAAACCCGGAGAAATAGACTGGCATCCCAGATACGAGAATTTTAATCAACCGGGTGAATATCATAATGGTGGCGTATGGCCTTTTATTTCGGGATTTTATATTGCTGCTTTGGTAGCAGTGGGGAAATTTGCGCTGGCAGAAAGAAAATTACTGGACCTTACAAAAACAATCAAACTTTCCCGTAAGCCTGAGCTTGAGTATGGCTTCAATGAATGGTATAAAGCTCAAAATGGTAAACCCATGGGCCAGGACTGGCAAACCTGGAGCGCCTCCAATTATTTATATGCCGCAAAATGCGTCGAAGATAAAAGCACTCCGTTTTTTGACAAGATCAGGCAATGA
- a CDS encoding glycosyltransferase family 4 protein gives MRIAILAPIAWRTPPEGYGPWEQVASTITEALVKKGYEVSLFASGNSITSARLEAICELPYETDKNSDPKVLECLHISNLMEQAEDFDIIHNHFDFLPLTYTRLIETPMITTIHGFSSPKILPVYKKYDSSVAYISISNANRHKDLNYLDTIYHGVDPAHFTFRRKKEDYLLYFGRIHPEKGLHAAIEIAEKSGYDLKIAGLIQDENYFRNEIEPSINGRNIEYLGNLGKDERDKILGGAKALLHPIFFEEPFGLSVLEAMMCGTPVIAFSRGSMPELIKNGVTGFLVHTIKEAVTAVRKLGEIEPASCRLHAETNFSLEKMITSYIKAYKTVIKHY, from the coding sequence ATGAGAATTGCCATTTTAGCACCAATAGCGTGGAGGACTCCACCAGAAGGTTATGGTCCCTGGGAACAGGTGGCTTCAACCATAACCGAGGCTTTAGTTAAAAAAGGATATGAAGTAAGCCTTTTTGCCAGTGGAAATTCAATTACCTCAGCCCGTTTAGAGGCTATTTGCGAGCTACCTTACGAAACCGATAAAAATTCTGATCCCAAGGTTCTGGAATGTCTGCATATCAGTAACTTAATGGAGCAGGCTGAAGATTTTGATATTATTCACAATCATTTCGATTTTCTTCCCCTAACCTATACCCGGCTTATCGAAACGCCCATGATCACCACCATTCATGGCTTTTCCTCTCCTAAAATACTACCGGTTTACAAAAAATATGACTCTTCAGTCGCCTATATTTCCATTTCAAATGCTAACAGGCATAAGGATCTGAACTATTTAGATACCATCTATCATGGTGTGGATCCGGCCCATTTTACCTTCCGAAGAAAAAAAGAAGATTATTTGCTGTATTTTGGAAGGATACATCCGGAGAAAGGTCTGCACGCAGCCATCGAAATTGCAGAAAAGTCGGGTTATGATCTAAAAATAGCCGGTCTCATTCAGGATGAAAATTATTTCAGAAATGAAATTGAACCCAGCATCAATGGCAGAAATATTGAATATCTCGGAAATTTAGGAAAAGACGAGCGCGATAAAATTCTTGGAGGAGCAAAGGCTTTACTTCATCCTATATTTTTTGAAGAACCTTTTGGATTAAGCGTACTTGAGGCCATGATGTGCGGGACACCTGTAATCGCATTTTCCAGGGGCAGCATGCCGGAACTTATTAAAAATGGGGTCACCGGATTTTTAGTTCATACCATCAAAGAAGCGGTAACTGCTGTGAGGAAACTCGGGGAGATCGAACCTGCCAGTTGCAGACTTCACGCAGAAACGAATTTTAGTTTGGAGAAAATGATCACTTCTTATATAAAAGCCTATAAAACGGTAATTAAGCATTATTAA